Within the Nitrososphaera sp. genome, the region TCGATTGCTGTCAAGATAACCTTTGAGCGACCATCAATACTCGTCTCTCGGGATCCTTTTTGTCCCGGGGGCTTTCAGTCACGGACTTTTTAGGCCGTGGCAGAGCATGCATGCTGGCAATATTCTTTCAAGGATAACGAAGTCGAAATTCTTGTAATGGAGGGTGACGTATCTCATTACGGTTGGAAGATTCAAGAATCGCTCTGGTAACAGGCGGCAATAGGGGAATTGGGCTTGCAATAGCCAAGCGGCTCGCCGCGAACAAGATCGGCGTTGTAATCGGGTCAAGGGACATCCGCCGCGGGCAAGAGGCAGCAAAAGCAATCAAGCAGGAAGGTGAAGGGGACGCGGTTGCATTTGCTCTTGACGTAACGGACCAAAGTTCTGTCGATGAATTGAACAAGCTTATCCGCTCCAACTTTAGCAGGCTCGACATACTCGTAAATAATGCAGGGATTCTGCTAGACAAGAGCAGTCTGCCCAGCAAGACGGACCTGCAAGTTGTAAGGTCGACGCTTGAGACAAACCTGATAGGCGCATGGCGCCTGTGCAAATCCTTTGTCCCTCTCATGAAGAAAAACCGATATGGCAGGATAGTGAACATTTCTAGCGGCGCAGTGGCCTTTTCCACGATGGCCGAGAGCCTGTATGCTCCTGCCTACAGCCTGTCAAAGTCTGCCCTGAATGCGCTGACCATAATGCTTGCGAACGAACTAGGTGGAACTAACATAACGGTAAACGCCGTCTGCCCCGGGTGGGTGCGAACAGACATGGGAGGCCCAAATGCACCCCGGTCGGCCGAAGAAGGCGCCGACACGGCCGTATGGCTCGCGACATTGCCTGACAAAGGTCCGACCGGTGGCTTGTACTTTGACAGAAGCAGAATCGAGTGGTAGACTGTGCAGTGCAGTCGGACAAGAGAGCCGCGCCTGCCACTTCAGGACAGGTTTCCTGGGCTCCATTTTGCAAGCCTGCTTTGAATTTCCATCAAGGCCAAAAGTCGTCGAGTGGCGCGTTCGACGAATGCACTAAAGGAATTTTAAACACACGCATCCAATAGACGGCATGAAAAAGCACTCGGCGCTAACGTTGCTGCTCGTCGTAGCTCTCTTTTTTGGTCTAGCATATACGTCAAGGGCAGCATACGCACATAATTTTAGCCCGGACGAAAGCGCTGCATACCTAGCCAAGGCGCAGGAAATTCCCGTCGAGGCGCATGCCGTTCAGTCCGACATCACCTCAAACAATATTACGCTTGTCAAGTGGCACCTAGACAAGTTAGCCCAGTACTGGAATTCTAGCGATACTACACAGATGGCAGAGCGGAATCAGCTCCTTGCAAAAGAAATCCCCGGCGCAATTTCGAACATTACAAAGGAGGCTTCAAAGCCAAACCCTGATGCCGGTAGCATCAAACAGTTCGTCTCAAACCTTGACAGTTACATGTCCGAGTCTGTGCCCGTCAGGATTGACAGCGACAAGCTCCAGAATCTGACGGTCAGCGCGCTGGCGCTCAAATCAGTGCTTGACGAGGTGATGAATGATTATGGCAATGCCACGAACAATTCAGGAAATCTTTCGTCATCGCAGGTAAACTCGCTAATGACCGGCAACAGCAACATGTCCGGGATGTCAATGTCCGGCAACATGTCTTCCATGTCGTCCCAGAGTAGCTCACGCATCCCAAACAAGGCCGCATACGAGAGTGCGCAAGCAATGATGTCTGCTGTGCAGAACAT harbors:
- a CDS encoding SDR family oxidoreductase is translated as MEDSRIALVTGGNRGIGLAIAKRLAANKIGVVIGSRDIRRGQEAAKAIKQEGEGDAVAFALDVTDQSSVDELNKLIRSNFSRLDILVNNAGILLDKSSLPSKTDLQVVRSTLETNLIGAWRLCKSFVPLMKKNRYGRIVNISSGAVAFSTMAESLYAPAYSLSKSALNALTIMLANELGGTNITVNAVCPGWVRTDMGGPNAPRSAEEGADTAVWLATLPDKGPTGGLYFDRSRIEW